A window of the Dehalococcoidales bacterium genome harbors these coding sequences:
- a CDS encoding isochorismatase family protein, translated as MRRWEEVFPETDYRLFQKLGYGAKQAYGINPALLIIDVTRSFVGSKPMPVMKAVDEYSPSCGEAAWTALESIQKLLSACRTKAIPVIFTANDAVTLQFCSGATKGGSPSRNRENLQARLHGNEIVDAIEPLPSELVIHKTKANVFHGTALQSCLKTMGVDCLLVAGCTTSGCVRASVVEAWACGYPCFVVEECVFDRFELSHLTSLFDMNAKYATVITVEEALDYVGKVRKD; from the coding sequence ATGCGACGCTGGGAAGAGGTCTTTCCGGAAACCGATTACCGGCTTTTCCAGAAACTGGGATATGGAGCCAAACAAGCCTACGGCATCAATCCGGCTCTTCTTATCATCGATGTTACCCGGAGCTTTGTAGGCTCAAAGCCGATGCCGGTAATGAAAGCGGTTGATGAATATAGTCCCAGTTGCGGTGAAGCAGCCTGGACTGCGCTGGAGAGCATCCAGAAGTTACTGAGTGCTTGCCGTACTAAAGCGATTCCGGTGATATTTACGGCTAACGATGCGGTGACTTTGCAGTTTTGTAGCGGGGCCACGAAGGGAGGAAGCCCTTCAAGAAACAGGGAGAACCTTCAGGCGCGTCTGCATGGAAATGAAATCGTTGACGCAATTGAACCCCTGCCATCAGAGTTAGTGATACATAAGACCAAGGCTAATGTCTTCCATGGAACGGCTTTGCAATCTTGTTTGAAGACGATGGGTGTAGACTGTTTGCTTGTCGCCGGTTGTACCACGTCAGGTTGTGTACGCGCCAGCGTTGTTGAGGCCTGGGCCTGTGGTTATCCCTGCTTTGTCGTGGAGGAATGCGTTTTTGATAGGTTCGAGCTATCGCATCTAACCAGCCTCTTCGATATGAACGCCAAGTATGCTACTGTCATTACTGTAGAAGAAGCCCTGGACTATGTGGGTAAGGTAAGAAAAGATTGA
- a CDS encoding 4Fe-4S dicluster domain-containing protein, which translates to MRKVLFVDYEPCTGCELCVLHCSFQRTQTFSRSHSAVRVIKQEEKGLCVPEMCQHCLEPECLLVCPADAISRDEDTGIVSHDLEKCIKGCKLCLEACSYGTLSLDSVTGKIFECNQCNGDPVCVRVCPVGIIHYQEAEPEALSGKDDWKRRLLKQGMGKTASEKRFAAIRNGRGK; encoded by the coding sequence ATGCGCAAAGTACTCTTTGTAGACTATGAACCGTGCACCGGCTGTGAGCTATGTGTGCTGCACTGTTCCTTCCAGAGAACGCAGACCTTCAGCCGCAGTCACTCCGCGGTCAGGGTGATAAAGCAGGAAGAGAAAGGGCTATGCGTACCGGAGATGTGCCAGCACTGCCTGGAGCCGGAATGCCTGCTGGTCTGCCCGGCAGACGCCATCAGCCGGGATGAAGATACGGGGATCGTCAGCCATGACCTGGAGAAGTGCATCAAGGGCTGCAAGCTCTGCCTGGAGGCCTGCTCCTACGGGACGCTATCCCTGGACTCGGTCACGGGCAAGATATTTGAATGTAACCAGTGTAATGGCGACCCGGTATGTGTCAGGGTCTGTCCGGTGGGAATAATACACTACCAGGAAGCCGAACCGGAAGCCTTAAGCGGAAAAGACGACTGGAAGCGCCGCTTATTAAAGCAGGGCATGGGCAAGACCGCCTCGGAGAAGAGGTTTGCCGCGATAAGAAATGGAAGGGGGAAATAG
- a CDS encoding aldehyde ferredoxin oxidoreductase N-terminal domain-containing protein, with the protein MTEWYGWAGTILNVDLTSMKVYIEELSPEFARNYIGGCGFGARILYDEVDPEVDPLSPENVVIIGNGVLSGTITPGTSRYNVISKSPLTGIYVRSSGGGFFGPELKLAGYDLIVIRGKAEKPVYLWINDDHVEIRDASHLWGKDTWTTQQTIRAELNNPDIQTLKIGPAGENMSNYAALIGNLGRAASNFCIAAVWGSKNLKAVAVNGNREVRLAKPEEFISLCNELTARARSDPRYESRSTWGTIGFVQNPEIWKGAPNPLHHTAFTEHYEKNISCFGCHLHCAQFHHVKSGRHQGVTGESIEGGPRGRLMRLEIKDPGFAVKYNNLCDQLGVNVSHLAEALWWAMKRYERRVLTPEDTDGLDLTWGDEEVILKVLHQVAYREGFGETLSPWPRGVAERLGKGLEEESPHVKGGYHYRIEEMENIGAAFGLSVSTRGGDHQMGEAPRQAINALCDMTGTCKWAIASEEGGIHMDDFARLLSLATGVEFTVADLVNATERELLLARAFNAREGIRRVDDYPYPFHFQLKYGRKHPYYDYSGFGFSLEEYDRMLDEYYRQHGCDPETGIPSRERLESLGLRDVADDLDRRGILPL; encoded by the coding sequence ATGACTGAATGGTATGGTTGGGCAGGCACCATCCTCAATGTAGACCTGACCAGTATGAAGGTCTACATTGAGGAGCTATCTCCGGAGTTTGCCAGGAACTATATTGGCGGTTGCGGTTTTGGCGCCAGGATACTCTATGATGAGGTCGACCCTGAAGTTGACCCCCTGTCACCGGAGAACGTCGTCATCATCGGTAATGGCGTATTGAGCGGAACTATCACCCCGGGCACCAGCCGGTATAATGTCATCAGCAAATCGCCCCTCACCGGAATCTACGTTCGCTCCAGCGGCGGCGGGTTTTTTGGTCCAGAGCTGAAACTGGCGGGCTATGACCTGATAGTCATCCGGGGCAAAGCGGAGAAGCCGGTCTATCTCTGGATCAATGATGACCACGTTGAAATCAGGGATGCCTCACATCTCTGGGGAAAAGATACCTGGACGACACAGCAAACGATTAGAGCGGAACTGAATAACCCTGATATCCAGACGCTGAAGATCGGTCCCGCCGGAGAAAATATGTCCAACTACGCGGCGCTTATCGGAAACCTGGGGCGTGCTGCCTCTAACTTCTGTATCGCCGCTGTCTGGGGTTCCAAGAACCTCAAGGCAGTTGCTGTCAACGGTAACCGGGAAGTCAGACTGGCAAAACCGGAGGAGTTCATCTCACTCTGCAATGAACTGACAGCCCGGGCCAGGAGTGATCCAAGGTATGAAAGCCGCAGCACCTGGGGGACGATAGGCTTCGTACAGAACCCGGAAATCTGGAAGGGCGCGCCAAACCCCCTGCACCATACCGCTTTTACGGAACACTATGAGAAAAATATAAGCTGCTTTGGCTGTCACCTTCATTGCGCCCAGTTTCATCATGTCAAGTCCGGAAGACACCAGGGAGTCACCGGGGAAAGCATTGAAGGCGGGCCCCGGGGCCGCTTGATGCGACTTGAAATCAAGGACCCGGGCTTCGCGGTAAAATACAATAATTTATGTGACCAGTTGGGCGTAAATGTCAGTCACCTGGCAGAGGCATTATGGTGGGCAATGAAGCGCTATGAAAGACGGGTTCTCACGCCGGAGGACACTGACGGGCTTGATTTAACCTGGGGTGACGAAGAGGTAATCCTGAAGGTCCTTCATCAGGTAGCCTATCGTGAAGGTTTCGGAGAAACCCTAAGCCCCTGGCCCCGCGGGGTGGCCGAAAGACTTGGAAAAGGACTGGAAGAAGAATCCCCGCATGTCAAAGGAGGCTATCACTACCGCATTGAGGAGATGGAAAATATCGGAGCCGCCTTTGGTCTTTCCGTCTCTACCCGCGGCGGCGACCACCAGATGGGTGAAGCGCCACGGCAGGCTATAAACGCCCTCTGTGATATGACCGGAACATGCAAGTGGGCGATAGCTTCTGAGGAAGGCGGCATACACATGGATGATTTCGCCAGGCTCCTGTCATTGGCTACCGGCGTGGAGTTTACCGTCGCCGACCTGGTTAACGCAACGGAACGGGAACTTCTGTTGGCGAGGGCTTTCAATGCCAGAGAAGGAATAAGGCGAGTAGATGACTATCCATACCCCTTCCATTTCCAGTTAAAGTACGGCAGGAAGCATCCCTACTATGACTACTCCGGGTTTGGTTTTAGCCTTGAGGAATATGACAGGATGCTTGATGAGTACTACCGGCAGCACGGCTGTGACCCGGAAACAGGGATACCAAGCAGGGAAAGACTCGAGTCCCTGGGACTGAGAGACGTAGCTGATGATTTAGATCGCCGCGGCATATTACCGCTATAA